A window of Lytechinus pictus isolate F3 Inbred chromosome 7, Lp3.0, whole genome shotgun sequence contains these coding sequences:
- the LOC129264261 gene encoding homeobox protein Meis1-like isoform X1, translating into MAQRGYDDGLPHYGSLDASSTSMYEAHAPRSAVHYSQAYAQPHMNHAPSVAHPQFYPGHTPSNVITPSVTQSVTDIHKRDKDAIYGHPLFPLLALIFEKCELATCTPREPGVAGGDVCSSESFNEDIAVFAKQVHEARADKQYFSSNEELDSLMIQAIQVLRFHLLELEKVRKTYL; encoded by the exons ATGGCACAGAGg GGTTACGATGATGGTTTGCCGCACTATGGTTCTTTAGATGCTTCGTCTACCTCCATGTACGAGGCCCATGCTCCTCGGTCGGCCGTTCACTACTCACAAGCATACGCTCAACCTCACATGAACCACGCACCTTCAGTCGCACATCCACAATTTTACCCCGGACATACACCTTCAAATGTCATCACTCCATCGGTCACGCAAAGTGTCACAGATATTCACAAAAGGGACAAAGATGCAATTTACGG GCACCCGCTATTCCCACTGCTCGCACTAATATTCGAGAAGTGCGAGCTAGCGACATGTACCCCGAGAGAGCCCGGAGTGGCGGGCGGCGATGTGTGCTCGTCGGAGTCGTTCAACGAAGACATAGCCGTTTTTGCGAAACAGGTACACGAG GCAAGGGCGGATAAACAGTACTTTTCCAGTAATGAGGAACTGGATAGTTTG ATGATCCAAGCCATTCAAGTATTAAGATTTCACCTTCTGGAGCTAGAAAAGGTAAGAAAAACATATTTGTAA
- the LOC129264261 gene encoding homeobox protein Meis1-like isoform X2, whose translation MAQRGYDDGLPHYGSLDASSTSMYEAHAPRSAVHYSQAYAQPHMNHAPSVAHPQFYPGHTPSNVITPSVTQSVTDIHKRDKDAIYGHPLFPLLALIFEKCELATCTPREPGVAGGDVCSSESFNEDIAVFAKQARADKQYFSSNEELDSLMIQAIQVLRFHLLELEKVRKTYL comes from the exons ATGGCACAGAGg GGTTACGATGATGGTTTGCCGCACTATGGTTCTTTAGATGCTTCGTCTACCTCCATGTACGAGGCCCATGCTCCTCGGTCGGCCGTTCACTACTCACAAGCATACGCTCAACCTCACATGAACCACGCACCTTCAGTCGCACATCCACAATTTTACCCCGGACATACACCTTCAAATGTCATCACTCCATCGGTCACGCAAAGTGTCACAGATATTCACAAAAGGGACAAAGATGCAATTTACGG GCACCCGCTATTCCCACTGCTCGCACTAATATTCGAGAAGTGCGAGCTAGCGACATGTACCCCGAGAGAGCCCGGAGTGGCGGGCGGCGATGTGTGCTCGTCGGAGTCGTTCAACGAAGACATAGCCGTTTTTGCGAAACAG GCAAGGGCGGATAAACAGTACTTTTCCAGTAATGAGGAACTGGATAGTTTG ATGATCCAAGCCATTCAAGTATTAAGATTTCACCTTCTGGAGCTAGAAAAGGTAAGAAAAACATATTTGTAA
- the LOC129264261 gene encoding homeobox protein Meis1-like isoform X3, translating into MYEAHAPRSAVHYSQAYAQPHMNHAPSVAHPQFYPGHTPSNVITPSVTQSVTDIHKRDKDAIYGHPLFPLLALIFEKCELATCTPREPGVAGGDVCSSESFNEDIAVFAKQVHEARADKQYFSSNEELDSLMIQAIQVLRFHLLELEKVRKTYL; encoded by the exons ATGTACGAGGCCCATGCTCCTCGGTCGGCCGTTCACTACTCACAAGCATACGCTCAACCTCACATGAACCACGCACCTTCAGTCGCACATCCACAATTTTACCCCGGACATACACCTTCAAATGTCATCACTCCATCGGTCACGCAAAGTGTCACAGATATTCACAAAAGGGACAAAGATGCAATTTACGG GCACCCGCTATTCCCACTGCTCGCACTAATATTCGAGAAGTGCGAGCTAGCGACATGTACCCCGAGAGAGCCCGGAGTGGCGGGCGGCGATGTGTGCTCGTCGGAGTCGTTCAACGAAGACATAGCCGTTTTTGCGAAACAGGTACACGAG GCAAGGGCGGATAAACAGTACTTTTCCAGTAATGAGGAACTGGATAGTTTG ATGATCCAAGCCATTCAAGTATTAAGATTTCACCTTCTGGAGCTAGAAAAGGTAAGAAAAACATATTTGTAA